In Chryseobacterium gotjawalense, the following are encoded in one genomic region:
- the trxB gene encoding thioredoxin-disulfide reductase, with protein sequence MEDNILDCVIVGSGPSGFTAAIYAARADLKPELYTGLEPGGQLTTTTEVDNFPGYPNGITGPEMMMDLQKQAERFETKVHYEMITKAEFSQEVGGIHKLWAGKKEIWAKSVIISTGATAKYLGLDDEKKYSGGGVSACATCDGFFYKGKDVVVVGAGDTAAEEATYLAKLCRKVTMLVRKDHFRASKAMIHRVSNTPNIEVLFNHELTGIEGENSLVERAVVINNQTQETSKIDVHGIFIAIGHKPNTEIFKGQINLDENGYINTLPGSTKTNLPGVFAAGDVQDSQYRQAITAAGSGCMAAMDAEKYLGEV encoded by the coding sequence ATGGAAGACAATATTTTAGACTGCGTGATCGTAGGTTCCGGACCATCCGGTTTTACTGCTGCGATTTATGCGGCCAGAGCCGACTTGAAACCTGAATTATACACCGGCCTTGAGCCAGGCGGACAATTAACGACCACGACCGAAGTTGATAATTTCCCAGGATATCCGAATGGAATTACCGGACCAGAAATGATGATGGATCTGCAAAAGCAGGCCGAACGATTCGAAACCAAAGTTCATTACGAAATGATTACCAAAGCCGAATTCTCGCAGGAAGTGGGCGGCATTCACAAGCTTTGGGCAGGAAAGAAAGAAATTTGGGCCAAATCGGTCATTATTTCTACCGGCGCGACTGCAAAATATTTGGGCTTGGATGACGAGAAAAAATATTCCGGTGGAGGAGTTTCTGCCTGTGCCACCTGCGATGGTTTTTTCTACAAAGGAAAAGATGTTGTTGTCGTAGGAGCGGGAGATACCGCAGCGGAAGAAGCAACCTATCTGGCGAAACTGTGCCGCAAAGTGACGATGCTGGTAAGAAAGGACCATTTTCGGGCTTCAAAAGCGATGATTCACCGCGTGAGCAATACGCCAAATATCGAAGTATTGTTCAATCACGAACTGACAGGAATTGAAGGCGAAAATTCTTTGGTTGAAAGAGCTGTGGTGATTAATAACCAGACTCAGGAAACCTCCAAAATAGACGTTCACGGCATCTTTATTGCGATCGGCCACAAACCGAATACGGAAATTTTTAAAGGTCAGATCAATTTAGACGAGAACGGTTATATCAACACACTTCCAGGTTCAACGAAAACAAATTTACCCGGAGTTTTCGCGGCAGGCGATGTGCAGGACAGTCAGTACAGACAGGCGATTACCGCGGCAGGAAGTGGCTGTATGGCCGCTATGGATGCGGAGAAATATTTAGGCGAAGTATAA
- the holA gene encoding DNA polymerase III subunit delta: MKELDLILKNIKNKELLPIYFFHGEEPYFMDVALKSFENDVLTEDEKAFNQTVVYGKDTTFAEVLSLARQFPMMGDRQVIIVKEAQDITLTEPESKALLAYAENPVESTVLIIAYKYKKADARKAFVKTLTQKKMLYLSEKVKDYNVPKWIENEIKTLRIQAKPNIPTLLAEYLGTDLSRISNELQKLKMILKEGEILDEKKIETNIGISKDFNVFELIKALGKKDEIGAFKIAHYMGKSKTHSLVMTTGNLYNFFSNLIIFHTMKAESPQNQASVMGVNPYFLKDFAEAARFYNLKNCTRAVSILREIDLKSKGLGAINMTDGELLKEMVYKILHIDQYKVQT; encoded by the coding sequence ATGAAAGAATTAGATTTAATCCTCAAAAATATTAAAAATAAAGAGCTTTTGCCTATTTATTTTTTTCATGGCGAAGAACCCTATTTTATGGACGTTGCCTTAAAATCATTTGAAAACGATGTTTTAACCGAAGATGAAAAAGCCTTTAACCAAACTGTAGTGTACGGAAAAGACACCACGTTTGCAGAAGTGCTTTCTCTGGCGAGGCAGTTTCCCATGATGGGGGACCGGCAAGTAATCATCGTTAAAGAAGCTCAGGATATTACGTTGACCGAACCCGAAAGCAAAGCGTTGTTGGCTTATGCCGAAAATCCGGTAGAATCCACGGTTTTAATTATCGCTTATAAATACAAAAAAGCAGATGCGCGGAAAGCATTTGTCAAAACTTTGACGCAGAAAAAGATGCTGTATCTAAGTGAAAAAGTCAAAGATTACAACGTTCCAAAGTGGATTGAAAACGAAATCAAAACGTTGAGAATTCAGGCAAAACCCAATATTCCGACTTTGCTCGCAGAATATTTGGGAACCGATTTATCGCGGATTTCCAATGAATTGCAGAAACTCAAAATGATCTTGAAAGAAGGCGAAATTCTCGACGAAAAGAAGATCGAAACCAATATCGGCATCAGCAAAGATTTTAATGTTTTCGAACTCATCAAAGCGCTGGGGAAAAAAGACGAAATCGGTGCCTTCAAAATCGCGCATTATATGGGGAAATCAAAGACGCATTCCCTGGTGATGACCACCGGAAATCTGTATAATTTCTTTTCGAACCTCATTATTTTTCACACCATGAAAGCTGAATCGCCACAAAACCAGGCTTCAGTAATGGGCGTCAATCCTTATTTCCTGAAAGATTTTGCGGAAGCGGCGCGTTTTTATAATCTCAAAAACTGTACACGGGCTGTTTCTATTTTACGCGAAATCGACCTCAAAAGCAAAGGACTGGGCGCCATTAATATGACTGACGGCGAATTGCTGAAAGAAATGGTTTACAAAATTCTGCATATCGACCAATACAAAGTTCAGACTTAG
- a CDS encoding type I restriction enzyme HsdR N-terminal domain-containing protein translates to MELPKLNFNEDFDFQIKRDKDKFFIYDLVRKSWLLLTPEEWVRQHWVHYFHLTKGRNLSSLILEKKLVLNGTTKRIDLLVTEKTVAKILVECKAPHIKLTEKTFEQTARYNSILEAEEIILSNGLQHISAKFTDGKYEFYKGEF, encoded by the coding sequence ATGGAACTTCCGAAACTGAATTTTAATGAGGATTTTGACTTTCAAATCAAGAGAGACAAAGATAAGTTTTTTATTTATGATCTGGTGCGCAAATCCTGGCTTTTGCTTACGCCGGAAGAATGGGTACGACAACATTGGGTGCATTATTTTCACCTGACAAAAGGCAGAAACTTATCGTCTTTGATTTTAGAGAAAAAACTGGTTTTGAATGGAACCACAAAGAGAATCGATCTTTTGGTGACCGAAAAAACGGTCGCTAAAATCCTGGTCGAATGCAAAGCGCCCCATATTAAACTGACTGAAAAAACCTTTGAACAAACAGCGAGATACAATTCTATTCTCGAGGCAGAGGAAATTATTTTAAGCAATGGTTTGCAGCATATTTCCGCGAAGTTTACTGATGGGAAATACGAATTCTACAAGGGAGAATTTTAA
- a CDS encoding Na+/H+ antiporter NhaC family protein, producing MIKTNGTFLSIIPLLLFVGIFLGFGIYNQDFYALPSPIAALIGVFSAFVLLKGKVNEKIDTFLKGCGDGKILTMCIIYLLAGAFATVSKATGSVDTIVNLGLNYISAAYFPVGIFVIASFLSFASGTSVGTIVTLGPIVIDLAEKSGSPLGLIGAALLSGAMFGDNLSVISDTTIAATQSLGCEMKDKFRVNFKLALPAAIIAIVILVAIGFNQETSFVPMEQKDFNLVLILPYLLVIALSVIGINVFVVLFAGLLFAGALGMGYGTFGLLDFAKSSYEGFTDMTEIFLLSLLTGGLAALVERAGGINFLLRNINKIISSKKTALLGIGGLVTVANFCVANNTIAILISGKVSKEITEKYGLKPQESASVLDIFACYVQGMIPYGAQILILISLSSFKMSYTDLVLNSFYLHLLLAITLISIFFRKKTSAIKPITT from the coding sequence ATGATAAAAACAAACGGCACTTTTCTCTCTATTATACCTTTGCTCCTCTTTGTAGGAATTTTTTTAGGATTCGGAATTTACAATCAGGATTTTTATGCTTTGCCCTCTCCCATTGCTGCTTTGATTGGGGTTTTTTCTGCCTTCGTTTTGCTGAAAGGAAAAGTGAATGAGAAAATCGATACTTTTTTGAAAGGTTGTGGCGATGGTAAAATTTTGACCATGTGTATTATTTACCTTCTGGCAGGCGCTTTTGCCACGGTTTCGAAAGCCACGGGCAGCGTAGACACAATCGTGAACTTAGGTTTAAATTATATTTCGGCTGCTTATTTTCCGGTGGGAATTTTTGTGATTGCATCCTTTCTTTCTTTTGCGTCCGGGACGTCGGTGGGTACGATTGTAACTTTGGGTCCGATTGTTATTGATCTTGCAGAAAAAAGCGGTTCTCCTCTAGGATTAATTGGTGCGGCTTTGCTTTCGGGAGCGATGTTTGGCGATAATCTTTCTGTAATTTCAGACACGACCATTGCTGCAACCCAAAGTTTAGGATGTGAAATGAAAGATAAATTCCGGGTTAATTTCAAACTCGCTTTACCGGCTGCCATCATTGCGATTGTTATTTTAGTCGCGATCGGATTTAATCAGGAAACTTCCTTCGTTCCCATGGAACAAAAGGATTTCAACCTTGTCTTGATCCTTCCCTATTTGCTCGTAATCGCGCTTTCAGTCATCGGAATTAATGTATTTGTCGTGCTCTTTGCAGGTTTGCTTTTTGCGGGAGCTTTAGGAATGGGCTACGGAACTTTTGGCCTCCTGGATTTTGCCAAAAGCAGCTATGAAGGTTTTACGGACATGACCGAAATCTTTCTGCTTTCACTTCTTACCGGTGGTTTAGCGGCATTGGTAGAAAGAGCGGGCGGAATTAATTTTCTATTAAGGAATATCAATAAAATCATCAGTTCCAAAAAAACAGCATTGCTGGGGATTGGCGGATTGGTAACGGTAGCGAATTTCTGCGTGGCCAATAACACCATTGCTATTTTAATCTCCGGTAAAGTCTCTAAAGAAATTACGGAAAAATACGGATTAAAGCCTCAGGAAAGCGCCTCTGTTCTTGATATATTTGCGTGTTATGTTCAGGGAATGATTCCTTATGGCGCGCAGATTTTAATTCTGATTTCTCTGAGCAGTTTCAAAATGAGTTATACCGATTTGGTTCTTAATTCTTTTTATCTGCATCTTCTGCTGGCAATTACTTTGATTTCAATATTTTTCAGAAAAAAAACTTCTGCCATAAAACCTATTACAACTTAG
- a CDS encoding HAD family hydrolase, producing MTIKNIIFDFGGVVMDWDPRYFFKDHFNDDEKMEHFLENIATDEWNAEQDRGRTLAKGTEIQVAKHPEWEKEIRAYYDNWTTMLKSEIPHNVAVLRKLEHSKYHLFGLTNWSAETFPYALENYDFFKIFQDKIVVSGTEKLIKPDPTIWNVLLDRYQIKAEESVFIDDNFNNIKVAEILGFICVHVKEDTDLEKELRDLGVEF from the coding sequence ATGACCATTAAAAATATTATTTTCGATTTCGGTGGCGTGGTGATGGATTGGGATCCGCGTTATTTTTTCAAAGATCATTTTAATGATGATGAAAAAATGGAGCATTTCCTGGAAAACATCGCGACCGATGAATGGAACGCGGAACAGGACCGCGGACGGACTTTAGCCAAAGGAACGGAAATTCAGGTGGCCAAACACCCGGAATGGGAAAAGGAAATCCGGGCTTATTACGACAACTGGACGACCATGTTGAAGTCAGAAATCCCACATAACGTAGCTGTTTTACGAAAACTGGAACATTCCAAATATCATCTTTTTGGCTTGACAAACTGGTCGGCGGAAACCTTTCCTTACGCATTGGAAAATTATGATTTCTTTAAAATTTTTCAGGACAAAATCGTGGTTTCCGGAACGGAGAAACTGATTAAGCCAGATCCGACCATTTGGAATGTTTTATTAGACCGTTATCAGATAAAAGCAGAAGAATCGGTATTTATTGATGATAATTTCAACAATATAAAAGTAGCAGAAATCTTAGGATTTATCTGTGTTCATGTGAAAGAGGATACCGACTTGGAAAAAGAATTGAGGGATTTGGGAGTGGAGTTTTGA
- a CDS encoding cupin domain-containing protein: MSKYKIQKSPFVVPTTDGKLIEEIWGNSTGNSDISIAHMVAPPNWSEPFQTPEFDEYTYIIKGKKQFEIDGETVVLETGQSILIEKGARVRYSNPFENPCDYLAICLPAFSMDLVNRED, from the coding sequence ATGTCAAAATATAAAATCCAAAAATCTCCTTTCGTAGTACCTACAACCGATGGAAAACTCATTGAAGAAATTTGGGGAAATTCCACCGGGAATTCGGATATATCCATTGCTCACATGGTGGCACCGCCCAACTGGAGTGAACCTTTTCAAACACCCGAATTCGATGAATATACTTATATCATTAAAGGGAAAAAGCAATTTGAAATCGATGGTGAAACCGTCGTTTTAGAAACCGGACAAAGCATTCTTATCGAGAAAGGAGCGCGCGTCCGTTACAGCAATCCGTTTGAAAACCCTTGTGATTATCTGGCAATCTGTCTGCCGGCGTTTTCGATGGATTTGGTGAATCGGGAAGATTAA
- a CDS encoding dienelactone hydrolase family protein — MIRSLLLTATIMVSGSLFSQKMKTVSYQDGTQKLNGLVTSNAGKKLPGVLILPAWKGIDDEAKAAASDLEKQGYLVFIADIYGEGNYPKDNADAAKIAGSYKQNYEAYQKRISLALDQLKKNGAIPEKIAVIGYCFGGTGALEAARGNLPVAGVVSIHGGLGKDQTRKNGPVAAKILVENPADDQSVTPEDYNSLIKEMKEGKADWQIITYANSKHTFTNPESPDYNPVMAKRAWNHTLMFLKEILK; from the coding sequence ATGATACGATCCTTATTATTAACAGCAACAATTATGGTTTCAGGCAGTTTATTCAGTCAAAAAATGAAGACCGTTTCTTATCAGGACGGAACTCAAAAACTCAACGGTTTAGTTACCTCAAATGCCGGAAAAAAACTGCCGGGAGTTTTAATTTTACCTGCGTGGAAAGGTATTGACGATGAAGCGAAAGCCGCTGCATCAGATTTGGAAAAACAGGGTTACCTTGTTTTCATTGCCGATATTTATGGCGAAGGAAATTATCCGAAAGACAATGCGGACGCCGCAAAAATTGCAGGTTCCTACAAGCAGAATTATGAAGCGTACCAGAAAAGAATTTCTCTGGCCTTAGACCAATTGAAAAAAAACGGAGCGATTCCTGAAAAGATCGCGGTGATCGGTTACTGTTTTGGCGGAACAGGCGCTTTGGAAGCAGCGCGCGGAAATCTTCCCGTTGCAGGAGTTGTTTCTATTCATGGTGGTTTAGGAAAGGACCAGACCCGAAAAAACGGACCGGTTGCTGCCAAAATTTTAGTTGAAAATCCGGCTGACGACCAAAGTGTAACTCCTGAAGATTATAACAGTTTGATCAAAGAAATGAAGGAAGGAAAAGCCGATTGGCAAATCATCACTTACGCGAATTCTAAACACACTTTTACGAATCCGGAATCGCCGGATTACAATCCTGTGATGGCGAAAAGAGCGTGGAATCACACTTTGATGTTTCTGAAAGAGATTTTGAAATAA
- a CDS encoding CoA transferase subunit B, translated as MLTKEQIAQRISKEVKDRYYVNLGIGIPTLVANFVSHDLSVEFQSENGVLGMGPFPFEGEEDPDLINAGKQTITTLPGASFFDSAFSFGMIRSKKVDLTILGAMEVSENGDIANWKIPGKMVKGMGGAMDLVASAENIIVAMMHVNKAGESKILKKCTLPLTGVGCVKKVVTEMAVLEVTPKGFKLLERAPGVSVEDIIKSTEADLIIEGEIPEMQF; from the coding sequence ATGCTTACAAAAGAACAAATCGCGCAAAGAATTTCCAAAGAAGTGAAAGACCGTTATTATGTGAACCTGGGAATCGGGATTCCGACTTTGGTTGCGAACTTCGTTTCTCACGATCTTTCCGTGGAATTTCAAAGTGAAAACGGCGTCCTCGGAATGGGACCGTTTCCCTTTGAAGGTGAAGAAGATCCGGATTTAATCAATGCCGGAAAGCAGACCATCACCACACTTCCCGGCGCATCATTCTTTGATTCGGCGTTCAGTTTCGGCATGATCAGAAGCAAAAAGGTAGATTTAACCATTCTCGGTGCCATGGAAGTTTCCGAAAACGGCGATATTGCCAACTGGAAAATTCCCGGGAAAATGGTGAAAGGAATGGGCGGCGCTATGGATCTTGTGGCTTCTGCCGAAAACATCATTGTCGCCATGATGCATGTGAATAAAGCCGGCGAAAGTAAAATCCTGAAAAAATGTACTTTGCCTTTAACAGGAGTGGGCTGCGTGAAAAAAGTAGTCACCGAAATGGCCGTTCTGGAAGTAACGCCCAAGGGATTTAAATTGCTGGAAAGAGCACCCGGCGTTTCTGTAGAAGACATTATAAAATCGACGGAGGCCGATTTAATTATTGAAGGTGAAATTCCCGAAATGCAGTTTTAG
- a CDS encoding ABC transporter ATP-binding protein: MKTLLHYLKPHKWLLIISLLLATINQVFSLFGPAITGNILDQLVTHPNFFDKEKLLPRNLDEYFYGSDLYHGVFYFLGLLIGTAMVSRIAKAFQDYVVNVITQKFGANIFTDGLQHSMALPYQEFEDQRSGETLSILTKVREDSVKFITNFINIFFGILVSIIFVSIYAIQLHWSIMPVYVVGILIISFITNLLSKRIKNIQKTIVAETNSLAGSTTESLRNIEIVKSLGLTKQEVKRLNSNTYKILGLELRKVKSIRSLSFIQGTMVNFLQQMITFTLLFLIFKNIVTPGQYLSLMFYGFFIFGPMQEIGNIIISYREAQASLNNFDTLMKKPAEQKPQTPKQIGAIEKLAFNHVSFQHRSASYKALNDISFEVKNGETIAFVGPSGSGKSTLVKLLVGLYRPKEGTIFYNNINGNEFDFDELRNQIGFVTQDTQLFAGSIKENLLFVNPDATEKDLEMALKKSSCTALIQRAEKGIETIIGEGGFKLSGGEKQRIAIARALLRKPHLLIFDEATSALDSITEEEITSTIIDVSKEKEQITVLIAHRLSTIMHADRIYVLEKGQVIETGSHEDLLIEKGLYYAMWRQQIGERKVILN, encoded by the coding sequence ATGAAAACGCTTTTACATTATTTAAAACCTCATAAATGGTTGTTGATTATATCGTTACTTTTGGCCACCATCAATCAGGTGTTCTCCCTGTTTGGTCCTGCGATTACGGGAAATATCCTCGATCAACTCGTAACGCATCCGAACTTTTTTGACAAAGAAAAACTGTTGCCCAGAAATTTAGATGAATATTTTTATGGATCTGATCTTTACCACGGCGTCTTCTATTTTCTCGGACTTTTAATCGGAACGGCGATGGTAAGCAGAATTGCCAAAGCTTTTCAGGATTATGTAGTGAACGTGATTACCCAAAAATTCGGCGCCAATATTTTTACCGATGGATTACAACATTCTATGGCACTTCCCTACCAGGAATTTGAAGACCAGAGAAGTGGGGAAACATTGTCTATTCTAACGAAAGTCCGGGAAGATTCAGTGAAGTTCATCACGAATTTCATTAATATCTTTTTCGGCATTCTGGTGAGTATTATTTTTGTTTCTATTTATGCAATCCAACTGCATTGGTCGATTATGCCGGTTTATGTGGTGGGAATTCTAATTATTTCTTTCATCACCAATTTACTCAGTAAAAGAATTAAAAATATTCAGAAAACAATCGTTGCAGAAACCAACAGTTTAGCCGGAAGTACGACGGAAAGTCTGCGAAATATCGAAATCGTAAAAAGTTTGGGCTTAACGAAACAGGAAGTTAAACGCCTGAACAGCAATACCTACAAAATTTTAGGATTGGAATTACGAAAAGTAAAAAGCATCCGTTCTTTAAGTTTTATTCAGGGAACGATGGTGAATTTTCTGCAACAGATGATCACCTTCACGTTGCTTTTTCTCATTTTTAAAAATATCGTAACGCCGGGACAATATTTATCTTTAATGTTTTACGGATTCTTTATTTTCGGACCGATGCAGGAAATCGGGAATATTATTATCTCTTACCGGGAAGCACAGGCTTCTTTGAATAATTTCGATACGCTGATGAAAAAACCGGCAGAGCAGAAACCGCAAACGCCGAAACAAATTGGTGCCATCGAAAAACTGGCTTTCAATCATGTCTCTTTTCAGCACCGGTCTGCTTCCTATAAAGCTTTAAATGACATTTCTTTTGAAGTCAAAAACGGCGAAACGATTGCTTTTGTGGGTCCGAGTGGTTCGGGAAAAAGTACGTTGGTGAAATTGCTGGTCGGATTGTACCGCCCCAAAGAAGGGACTATTTTCTATAATAATATCAACGGGAATGAATTCGATTTCGATGAATTGCGGAATCAGATTGGATTTGTCACGCAGGACACTCAACTTTTTGCAGGAAGCATCAAAGAAAATCTCCTGTTTGTAAATCCGGATGCGACGGAAAAAGACTTGGAAATGGCTTTGAAAAAATCGAGCTGTACCGCCTTAATCCAAAGAGCTGAAAAAGGAATAGAAACCATCATCGGCGAAGGTGGATTTAAATTAAGTGGCGGCGAAAAACAGAGAATTGCCATCGCGCGCGCTTTACTCAGAAAACCGCATTTGCTTATTTTCGATGAAGCAACGTCGGCCTTAGACAGCATTACAGAAGAAGAAATCACTTCTACGATTATCGATGTTTCGAAAGAAAAAGAGCAGATCACGGTTCTCATCGCGCACCGGTTAAGCACCATTATGCACGCCGACCGGATTTATGTTTTGGAAAAAGGACAGGTTATCGAGACCGGTTCTCACGAAGATCTACTGATTGAAAAAGGGTTGTATTATGCGATGTGGAGGCAGCAGATTGGGGAGAGGAAAGTGATTTTAAACTAG
- a CDS encoding type II toxin-antitoxin system ParD family antitoxin: MAKNTSILLGDYFDQFISQQIKSGKYSSASEVVRAALRMFEHEETKKSELIKELKKGEKSGFLENFNRESFLENLHKKHAAE, translated from the coding sequence ATGGCAAAAAACACATCCATTTTGTTAGGCGATTATTTCGATCAATTTATCAGCCAACAAATTAAATCAGGTAAATATTCCTCTGCAAGTGAAGTAGTAAGAGCTGCTTTGCGAATGTTTGAACATGAAGAAACCAAAAAATCTGAATTAATTAAAGAATTGAAAAAAGGCGAAAAATCTGGCTTTTTAGAAAATTTTAATCGGGAATCTTTTCTGGAAAATCTTCATAAAAAACATGCTGCAGAATAA
- a CDS encoding CoA transferase subunit A has translation MIDKRVKNVQEAIAGISDGMTLIVGGFGLCGIPENSINALVESNVTDLTCISNNAGVDDFGLGLLLQKKQIKKMIASYVGENAEFERQMLSGELEVELTPQGTLAEKCRAAQCGIPAFYTPAGYGTEVAEGKETKDFDGKMHILEHAFKADFSIVKAWKGDHAGNLIFKGTARNFNAPMAGSGKITIAEVEELVEPGQLDPNEIHIPGIMVQRIFQGEKFEKRIEQRTVRKRG, from the coding sequence ATGATTGATAAAAGAGTAAAAAACGTACAGGAAGCCATCGCTGGAATCAGTGACGGGATGACCTTAATCGTAGGAGGATTCGGACTTTGCGGTATCCCGGAAAATTCAATTAATGCTTTGGTAGAAAGCAATGTGACCGATTTAACCTGTATTTCCAATAATGCCGGAGTTGATGATTTCGGGTTGGGTTTGCTTTTGCAGAAAAAGCAGATCAAAAAAATGATCGCTTCTTACGTGGGCGAGAATGCCGAATTCGAAAGACAGATGCTTTCCGGTGAACTCGAAGTAGAACTCACGCCACAGGGAACTTTAGCCGAAAAATGCCGTGCCGCACAGTGCGGAATTCCCGCTTTCTATACTCCTGCAGGATACGGAACAGAAGTCGCCGAAGGAAAAGAAACCAAAGATTTTGACGGAAAAATGCACATTTTGGAACACGCTTTCAAAGCTGATTTTTCCATAGTAAAAGCTTGGAAAGGCGATCACGCCGGAAATTTAATTTTTAAAGGAACAGCAAGAAACTTCAACGCTCCAATGGCGGGATCAGGAAAAATCACCATCGCCGAAGTCGAAGAATTGGTAGAGCCGGGACAATTGGATCCCAATGAAATTCATATTCCGGGAATTATGGTACAAAGAATTTTCCAAGGTGAAAAATTTGAAAAAAGAATTGAGCAGCGAACGGTGAGGAAAAGAGGTTAG
- the rplS gene encoding 50S ribosomal protein L19, translated as MDLLQYVQDKYIAKKEFPKFKAGDTITVYYEIREGAKTRTQFFKGVVLQIRGTGGTKTFTIRKMSGDVGVQRVFPMNMPALQKIEIDRRGKVRRARIFYFKNLRGKKARIKDAAYKK; from the coding sequence ATGGATTTATTACAGTACGTACAAGACAAGTACATTGCAAAAAAAGAATTTCCTAAATTCAAAGCCGGTGATACCATCACTGTGTATTACGAAATTAGAGAGGGTGCTAAAACCAGAACCCAGTTCTTTAAAGGAGTGGTTTTGCAGATCAGAGGAACAGGAGGTACCAAAACCTTTACCATCAGAAAAATGAGTGGTGATGTTGGAGTACAGAGAGTTTTCCCTATGAACATGCCAGCTTTGCAAAAAATTGAAATCGACAGAAGAGGTAAAGTAAGAAGAGCTAGAATTTTCTACTTCAAAAACCTTAGAGGTAAAAAAGCGAGAATTAAAGACGCTGCTTACAAAAAGTAA